A region of the Apus apus isolate bApuApu2 chromosome 5, bApuApu2.pri.cur, whole genome shotgun sequence genome:
CCTGTGTGTCTGTGGCCTTACTGCAAACAACAGCTGATACCTCAGTTGTTAAAACTGCATGGAAATGATGGCAATGTCTTCCAGGTCCTCTTAACAATAGTTACAGTCTCAGCAGACAAACGATTAGATGAAGCTCCCTCATCTTGAGAATGTCTGATGTGGGACTGCCCTCAAGATCTGTATTCTTGCTTTCTATCAGAAGGCTTCCTTTCCTGGTGTATGGAAACACATGGCAGAGGATGTGGTTATAAAAATTACCTGTATGTATATGCAATTGCATTGATAGGTTGCTGTAACTCATGTCAAAAGTACAAAACAATCTGGACTTACTTTCTATGGGACACATTACCCATCATCAACACACTATAATACTGTCCAGGTATTTTGACATCCTGGAATTTGGGAGCTCAGGTCACACTACATATCACCACCTCAAAACACATGGCTGGCATCCTGGTTGCACCAGGAAAGAAACCAATGTACCTGTGGCACAGGGGCCTTCCCTGTGTTCATGAGATTCTCCATTGCAAAACATCAAGATCTCACATCAATGCAGAACAGGTACAGATAGTAGATATATTAGTTAGCCACTAATGGAGCTGGTCAGATGCCAAAAGTCATCACAGATGATGATCAAAAATGTGGCAAAATGTGCTCACTAAATGTATATGTTGGAATGCGACTGcaaaaaattgttctttctgaaatactCAGCACCATTCCTGACTACTCCCAAGGTCCACGGCTGCATGTAAGCTGCTCAGCCTTGCCTGTAGTGTGAGCCTGCATTTGGGTGCACAGTTGCAGTTCGGACTTACATCATATAGTGCTCTGGAAAACACCTTACACTTATTCTGGTGAAAGCAAAGTGAATTGAGAATCAGCTGGATTTTTGAGGAACACCTCATTTGCTGCAGATCTCTGAGTTTTGTAAGGACAAATGAGCAAAGATTTATCCTGCTCTCATTACAAAGAGGAAATTACTGGCATCAGATGAGTACTGCTGCCACATGGGAATACAGACATGGGAATACAGGcttagaaaaactgaaacatctCGAAAGATGGAGTAAAAATGATACAGTATGTGACAGTACCAATGGCTAATGTAAAAGGAGCTCCAGGATGCAGCCAAAAATCTCTTCACTTGGGTCTGTGCTCACCCCAGCTATTCACACTGACTCTGTCCAGTTGCTGAAAATTGCCAGCCAGGTGTGCAGTATCTGGAAAGTGCTGTCCCATGAAAGGGAAAAGCTTAAAGCACTGCCCTTTAGCCCCAGCTTTTCATAGAAATAAGACAGATACAATATTGTCCCTTTTCCACcctcagaaacaaaaatttcacACCAAAATGGTTTCTAAGGagtcagaaaaagaagtaaaaccaAGATGATGAAAAGTAATTCCTTCTTATCCTGCAACTTGGCAAGTTACCTGAACTGTTTATTACCCAGCTTCTCTGAAAGTAAGCTGTGAGATAAGGGTTCTTACCTTGTGAAATGGAGAGGTATATTATTAAAGCCCTTCAAACTCTCCAAATGAAAAGTAGTTAATTTTGTCTCATGTCTTTTCTTCTCACTATGTCCATTCTGTGGGTGACTGTGTTCCTTGCTAAAGTCATCCTTAAGGTAGGAACTGTTGTTCTGCCTTTCAAAATTGTTCCTCACCTTCATAAATCCTTGGCACTGGGCAGTCTCCAGTTTTCACCTTATAATCTTATGGCTGGTTTGGACAACTCCTTATTTCTCATGTCTTTCAATGCTGGATAGTTTACTTGAATCACTTCTTAGAAAAAGTGACCTTTTTTTTAGACCTTTGATGTATTTCTTCAGGGAATCCAAGACAAATTGTTTTATCTGAAGGTCTTCTTTCACTACTGCATCCCAGTTCCTCTGCATTTTAATCAATCAGAGAGGTTGTGCTCTGTCTCCACTGCCAGACTTGTTTATCATTAAATATTCCAAAAAATATCAAGAACCACTATTCCACTTTCTCCCAGATTGCATTTTATGCATGGGAGGaatttctttaattaatttcagCTCCAAAACTCTTGCTATAATTCcaaacagctgctctgctgtccctACTGTTAATGAGCTTTGTCTTCATATGACTGGGAGAAGAACAGAAAGGGCCACACTGGctaaaattgtttaaaattagttttcaaCATGCAAAATAAACTGGACAGCTCCTGTCTGAGACTGATTGTGGCATTGCTCCCCCCTCTGCAGATATCTAATCTGTTTGGGCTAATGAGAACAAGActcagagcagaggcaggaggtaCTGACTTGTCcactttttttgaaaaatatccttctttttctttttccatttctttttttccaaattgactgaggctgtttagtctgaatTGTCATTCTTAAATAATTGTCCTAGTAGGAGGAGTACATTTCAACCTCATGCCATCCTTTGAAAATTTAGTTTAGCTGTTAGCTAGAGAGATGCAGCCTGACATTCTGAACCTACATGCAGTGTGAAAAATTGCTTTGATCAGGTTGTGTTTATAATTTAAGGCAGTAAAATAGAGTTCTTACTAATTTTGTTTAAGGCATGATGTATTGTGTAATCCACAGAGaaactcatttcaaaaacactGTAACCATAAAAACAGCTGTTCCACTGAGTCATTTTCCCAACATGCAacttaaaacaaagcaaaacagagaaaaaagcctCTCCCAGTCGTAACTTATTTGTGTTGATAAGATTATGGAGTAGGATAATGGTGGGAATGTGGGgacaaaaagcagaaacttgTCTCCACGTTCCATTTATACCAGAagtttggaaacagaaaaaagagcCTTTGGagttaaaaaccagaaaaatctcagttttgAAGAGATATTGGTACCTAAACTAAATGATGAACTGCAAGACATGTATTGATAGTCAAAAACAATTTGCAAAGATAAGAATATAGTCTAATATCAGAAGAAAGGGAACTAAAGTAATGAAACAAGGTTGAATAcctaaaaaaaatgcatagcACAGATGTGCATGGGTGTGTATGTTCATGGTTCTGTAAGTATAACACAGTCCCTGGAAGACAGGAAGATCTGCTAAAGGAGGTGGAGGAAGCTGCActacataaaaggaaaataaagaaaaaaaaaacatgtactGCAGGCActatttttgaagaaaattgaGTTCAAACAATTGAACAGCCCTTTTCATACTTCATGCCACCCAGCTTTTTGAGGGAAAATATAACCAGAGTCCTCTCGAGATGAGCCTTATACTGAATTCcgaataagattattttttaatttattttctttttaatggggaggtgggggtggagggggaaaGAGTAGAACATTTAATGTGCTTCTATTATAGGACTGTTGCAGGAAccagaatttaatttttgtagATGTGCAATCCAGAGATGCTTACTTCCCATGCTGTATGCCTCAGAGATGCAGAGCTCCAGCAAGCCCATATATGTGAcatgtatgtgttttttttctttgcagatatCTCAATAAGTTTGCTGTCCTTAGTTGTCACAGCCTGTGGTCTTGCTCTGTTTGGTGTCTCTCTGTTCGTGTCCTGGAAGCTTTGTTGGATCCCTTGGCGAGAGCGTGGTCTGCCGTTTGGGAGCAAAGACAACAAACAGGAACCACTGAACTACACAGATACAGAGACCAATGACCATGACTACAGTGAGGATTATATGGGACAGCCTACAGCCTATCCAGAGTCCTCCATGAAGATCAGCCACACCTCCCCTGATATTCCATTAGATGCTCAGGCAGGGACGAAGGAGAACTGCGTGCACGATGCGCGAATGCATCGTCAGATCACTGAGCCAACCTCTTCTGATCGGTCAGtaacttcattttctctctgatATTAATGGAGATACAGTCAAAAGAGCACTGCTTCATCACCCAGTACACTGatctattaaaaatgcataatttaCTTGCCAcgtgccttttaaaaaaaaaattcacaaaagtTATTCCTTGAGGTGCACAGATCTCTTAAATTAAAAGGACAGGATCACAAGGCTATTCCAGTCTTCTTTCAACTACTGTCTTATTTGTGCCTCTCCCTCAGAAGCTGGACAATACAGAGCACTGTGTGTCCCATAAAGCACCAGAACAGCCTACATTTAGCTTGTAAAGCTTATTCATTTGCACTTAGCTCTCATGCTGAACACTCAGTAAATTCTCCTCAAAGATTCTTAAAACAGCCACAGAAGAAAAGTAGGGCAAGCTAATGAAACACTTGCAAGAGTTAGAAATAGGATTAGAAATCATAGATTTTAGCCCCAGTCATGactgtgggggaaaaaatgactGAACAAGTCAGTGAGTTCTCCAGAGGAACTGGAGAACCAGtacaggagggaagaggaaggagggaaggtgAGATTGTGTGCAGGGGGAGGTGATAAAAGGATTATGTTTCACACAGTGAGAAAAAAGATCAGCATGTGAAGTCAGTAAATCTCTAAGCCGAAGcagatgcacttcagctggagaaggtgcAGCACTAGCCCAATTGCTCTTTGCTAGCCTCCTTTCTGACCATCTGGGAGAGCCTGTTTAGCTAAGGCTCTTGCCTGCAGGCACACCTGAACATGGGTAAGGTGACAGCAGCTAGCAGCCAGTTCAGTAATTCCCGTTCAGTAATTCCCAGGAAGTCAAAGCTATAATTATGGATACCCAACCTTGCACCCTACCTCAGGTGAGGCAGAACTCCAACTCAGGACTAAGAGTTCAGAAGTGTGGTACcgggctggtgctgctctgttttcaaACTGCTGGGAAATAAGTATGTCATCAGATTCATTAACAACAGATTTCTGACACCCAACACCAAGAGCTCTCATGTGTCTTCGATATTGTGAAAGTATTGAGTCAGATACAGGCTTTCTCTGCTACAGCAGGGCAGCAGAATTGATAATCAAGTGACAAATGCAGTGTCAGCACAGCATAGGCACCtcacaagaagcagcagcagtcccAATCTGAAGAGAATTTACTCAGCATCCTGAGTGCATGGACAATGTCTTTACTCCTGTGAATCTCTGCAGATCTTTCTTCTGGCCTTTGTTCCCAGTCTGGCTCTCCCCAGCAGACATTACAGTGGCTCACTGTCCAAAAGGGTGTGACTTGCCAAGGTCCACTCCTGCCCTGTGCCGTTTGCTGATATATGCTTTGCTCTTTACCCCTCTCTTTCATTGTCCCGTGCTTTTTTGGCAAGGTCTTCTCCAAAATACTGATTTGACTGAGCAGGAGGATCCCATCTTCCTTGAACTGTATCCTTAGTTTGTTCccctttgcttctgctgctttctggcaTATCTGGCTAGCCAGCTGGATCTTTCTGGTGTGGACACAGAGACCAGGCACCTGCCCTCTGTTACAATCCTTGCTAAGCTGTCTCTCCAGTGCCCTCCTTTTTATTCCTCCCCAGGATATGCTGCACCTCCCACTGCGATGAGGAGCTGAAGGGTTGAGcaataatactatttttttgtGTGACACAATGATATTTTATCATGGAAATGACTAATGTGTAGCTATAAAATTATGTCTTTGATAtgcaacaagagaaaaaattaggGTAGTGTGTAAGAGGCTGTTCCTGTTTTAAGCATGCATAAACATATTTACAAGCAATGAATGAACAATGATAGCAGAGGAACTATTGCTGATTACATTCAACATAAATAGCTTTGGAATAATCCCATGCTGGCATTTTCCATGTGCTGCCTTCTACATTCAACCACAGCTCATGGTACTCCAGTACACTGAATGATAGTTGCATATATATATAGGACAAGAAGTGGAATCCGACTCGTACAAGATTAGGATTTTACCTAATCCAACTTTAAGATCCCAGTACCCCAACAGGGTTTGCAAATTTGATTTCTGTTATCATCTCGTGAAGTGGAAAATTCAGTCACAATAACTGAGTGACTCTGGGTAATAAATTTCACTGGACCGAAGCTAAGAGCAACTTTCTCTCCTCAGAGTAATGAAATTAAAGGAGCTTTTCAGCCAAAGTACCACAAAGCTCATTACGTCAGgtatgagaaaaaacaaaaaacaattgGTGGGGCAGTCAACAAACCATTTCAAATGAGAAGAGCTCATTTGTAAATGAAGTACTTGTAGAGATCAACAAGTGATTAAAATGCAGAGATGTCAGAAGCACCCTTCTTTGGCCAGCTTTAACTTAGCAGAAATCAGCAATCCTGCTGCTGTTTACATAATGTAACTTTTTTCATAGGCATGAATCCAGAGGAATCAGTTGAAAATGGTAACTGGTAAGAACAGCACCATTTATTATCATATCACTTTATGCTTGCCAGTGAGGCCGATCCTCTGGATTTGCAGAGGCCACAAATTTGCAGTTGTTACTTTCTTTGGCCAGGTTTGGAGAGTGCATGCCACTAGtttgagacacaggaacagaaaaTCCTGTGGTATGAGCAGTCTAATGCAGAAGGAGAGCTCTCACATTGGGTATCAGGGTATCATTCTGTGTCGCTCTATGAGAGTAAACATCTGGCCCTCCCATACATTACAAAAACATGTCAAATGAGAACAGGATCTTCAGTGTGTGCACACAGATTTGTATCGTCTTCGGCATGTTCTATTTCaattctttcattttcacttaAGGCATAATTCAATCCGAAGACAGCTCAACCTCTCCAACCCCGACTTCAACATCCAGCAGGTTCAGAAGCAGGAGCAACTGACGGGGATTGGCCGCATTAAGCCAGAGCTGTATAAACAAAGATCAGTGGACACAGACGACGGCCGGAGGAGCAACAGCAAGGCATGTGGAAAACTGAACTTCATTCTGAAATATGATTGTGATTTAGAGCAGCTGATAGTGAAGATACACAAGGCCACCAACCTGCCAGCAAAGGACTTCTCTGGAACTTCAGATCCATACGTGAAGATATATCTGCTTCCtgataggaaaacaaaacaccagacTAAAGTGCACAGAAAGACCCTAAATCCAGTATTTGatgaagtttttttattttctgtcccaTACAATGATCTGAACGCAAGGAAACTGCATTTCTCTGTGTATGACTTTGACAGATTCTCCAGGCATGACTTGATTGGCCAAGTGGTAGTGGATAATTTTTTAGATTTGGCAGATTTTCCCAGGGAATGTAATATTTGGAAGGACATTGAATATGTCACTAATGTAAGTAtcatcatttttctttctgagatttgtttgtttctgattttatttccttaatcAGAGTATAAGTTGTCTCATGaatttatgaaggaaaatagCCCCTGTCTTTCTCAAGCTTTGACTTTAATCCAAGGAAACTGACATGACGTTTTCAGTCCTCATTTCTTGTTCTTtggatatattaaaaaatgccttATGTTGGAGATAGTAGTTTTAGTCATTGCCCTGCTGATAGGgtagaaaagctgcagaatgtttttctcttaatcTTACTTAATCTAAAATTTACTTAaggaaatagtatttttcttattttgcctGCCTTTCTGTGCCTTGCATGACTTGCCACATAAATGACAACACACTAACAAGCCAAAAAAGCAGATTCAAGATTTCTTATGTAGTCATCTTCAGTCCTTCAGACTATATTCTCATAAAGTGAGATAACACCCCATCTATAATCCAGGGAAACAGAGTTTGGACAATTCTGTTCCATGACAGCAATAAAGCACACTGAATTGGTTTAACTCTTTGTTTGGCATCACTTTGTTACACAGGGAAATGGGAAACATAAAATAAGGCTATATTGCTGTAATCCCAAAGTCTCTGATATCAAATTCTGCACAGTGATCCAATTAGTGATTAGgtgcaaaacagcaaaaattgattttgaagaagaaagagctTTCTTCTCAAAGCATGAGCCAACCTTCTTGTAAGGGTATTAGAAATTAATCATGCACATACTATGGAGAACAGACCTTTACTGAGAATGATACACTACAGAAATTGACAAGGTGAAGCTACTAGTACCAGGAGTCGGAAAagatttaatttgctttgtcAAACCCTGCTCAAATGGAATGCACGCTTGCGGGTCAAATAAACCAAACATCATTAACAGTAAGATCAAAGTGTAAGTTTGTTAGGCATCTGTTCAGGAGAGCATTTAAGCATATATTTATCTGAGTGTAAGTAGTCATTGAAAAGTTAAGGGTGTTCCAAAACAAATTCTTTCCTGAAGTCAGACCCTGACCTTGTATCTCCGTGGTCTCGTAGCATGCTGCATTACAGACCAAATGGATTAAATccacttttttgtttggaatTTCTTTCTGGAAATTGATATTGTCCTCGTTTTAAGGTGATCTATCAGTGTTCTTAGTCAGCATTATGTGTCTTTGCACGGGACATTCTGTGCACCCTCTGCACAAACCTCTTCCTCACTAGGATGGAGCTGAGGAACAGGATTAGCGGTTCCCTCACTTGAAGTAACAGGCAGGGACCGACACCCAGGGTCAGAGAAGGAGGAACCTGCCTTTTCTATGAGAAGTTACTGCTCTTCAGCTACAAGGGAAAAGTAAGAATCCAACAGAGCAGGTGACAGTCATTCCAAGTGAAAGCCTTTCTTCATACAGCATTAAGTGTCCCAAGCTCAATGTTTCAGTTCTGCAGTCACCTGGAAGTTGAATGCACACGTACGCTGGAGTTGCTGCATACACACGAgtcttttttccatgctttaaCTTAGGCACAAGACTGGctctggtattttctttttaatcactTTCCCTTCCAACTTTCAAAAGCAAGGCAGCACATAGTTCATCTTCAGATTTTCTGTAATCTCTGAAATTACATTCAGGACTGAAACATGAGTCATTTATGAATTCCTACTCATATTCATTCCTTTCTGAAGTGTAGCGCTGTTTATCCAGACAGAACACATGACCTGCCACCTAGGCTTGTCACTGGATTTTCAGCTAACAGAGACCTTTTCAAGGCAAATGACTCATAGGAGACACAATCCAATTTTGGCTATGAGAGTTCTGAGATAACAGTATCAGATAACTGAAAGCGTGGAGTACTCAGCTTACTAATTAACAGTTCGCAAAATTCAAAGGTTAGAACTTACTCCATGAAGTTATGATAAACCCTCTAGGCATCATTTAAGAAACCAAGTTTGAGCACATTTTCATGTCTGGATAGCTTAGATATCTCGCAGACTGACAGCAGAAACCAAAGCCTACAGGCAACTCAGTGAAGCTGTTGAAGTGAATCCTCCCATGGCTGCTCTCCAGATCAGGCCAGCAGTCAGTGTTAGTGAATCCCTGAAATCAATTTTAGCAAAGGTTTCAGCACTGCTTGCCAGTTTATGGTTGCAAACAGGGACTGTGTCAGCTGTTGCAGTTTTCAATCATTGTATCTTTGAATGTCTTGTTTCAAATagtaagaaaacagacaaatgtTGGGCAAACGTACTGAAGGAAATTCACATGATGTAGATCAGCAGTGAGTGCAGCACAGGAGAGATAAACCAGGGTAACCTACTAGAAAAAGGGAAGGTCCACGCAGCTACATGATGAGTTTGTCATACTTCTGAAGAGCACATTCCTTTTAATTCCTTGTGCATCATATTACACTGCATAACCAGCAATCCCCAAAGCCTTTagtttatttctccattttatGTTCTAATCCAGTTTGACACAGTAATATAAAACAATGTATCAAATCCTTCTCTGCCCAGCAAAACGGCCTACTGAAATGTCAGGTTTACTGCAAACAATGCcattaaactgaaatattaTGCCAtgtgctttcttctctcttctaaTAACactggaagatattttttttttaatccaaaaccAACAGTTTTGATTCTTTGGCCTGTAACATCTGCTGCCATCCCAGAGTTTGAAGTTATTTCATAGCACAGATGTGTGTCAGCATAAAAAATTTCTACATGCTCAAAAGCAATCTGCCTCCAAACATAAATCTCCAATatcaaaattattcttcttctAATCCCACGTCCTGTAACACTGGCACTTTTTCCAAccagcaaaaagcagcagtgggCTGCTTAatggaagaaataattaaatggaTCAACTTCAGATAAACATAAAATGAACTCGATAAGCTTTATGTATATCTACCAGACAGATTACACTGGGTTCTGGctcatcaagaaaaaaagatgctcTTTATTTTAGGCTGGGTTTCAGTAGGTTGGTATGTTTTCTTTAGTAGCCTCTAAAACATATTCAGGATTTggtatgtggggttttttgtttgattttgtaaTGTTCATAGTGTGATGGAAAGTTTCAAAGATAAAAGAATTGTTAATATTTCCTTGATTTCCATCTTCAAACTCAAATGTGATCAGGCAAAAATACATGGCTTTGTCCCAAAGTAGTATAAACAACTACAAAGCTTCCAGATAGTCCATTTCAGATAAAAGAGAaccttctctttcagaaaatgctAAGAATCCACATACATACCTTGCTGTGCACCCAAATGCTAAGAATCCACGTACATACTTTGCTGTGCACCcagacagaaaaatctttcctcAAGAATTGTTTGTGAAACATCACCAGGGAGCTACGGGCCACAAAGAAGGATTTCTGTGAACTGGAAATCTagctctgcttgctgctggtCCTTTGGATTCTCAGAATGCTCAGCTTTTGTCACTTGATAAACAGGTGATCTTTCCAGACAAGAGGTGGGTATTTAGAAGTGGCCTCCACTTAAAGCAGGAGAATAACAGGAGTGAGAAGGAACAGGGGACATTTCCCTTCTTAGCTGGGCCAGCATTTTACAAAATGACTACTCTGTTTAGGATGCAAATTTGTGATTTTTGTCTTACAGTATATGTAGAGATTTTGACACTGATGCTATTTTTTCAGTTGTCAGATACAGTTATACTTGAGATCTAGGCATGGTGCAttgaaaactgttctttttctgaatGTCTAGGCTTATATATACACTTAAATCTTATTCACAACACCCCCTTGGCACCTTTCTCTCATCTTATGCTGATGTTGAACATCCCAAAGTAACCTGTTTTCAGTAATATTTCTACAATAGTCTCTCCTCAAAGGATATTTACAAGATTTGCAGTCATTATGCACCTAATATTTTATGAATTGTAGATACCATATTGACTGCTCCCATTTATCCTCATCTTGTGGTTCCTTTGAGGCTCTTGCTGTATCCACCTCCTGTGCAGGTGTGAAGTAAACTGAAACTCTGATAAAGGTGAAAGCAGTTGGTCAGGTTCAGTGTAGCATCCAGCCCCAAAGTTAAAAAACAATATATCAGGGTCCAAAAGGAGagtgaaaatacagaagaaaaatatttctgaaaaaaagagagaagatattacagaaagaaaac
Encoded here:
- the SYT9 gene encoding synaptotagmin-9 isoform X1; translated protein: MPGDREDEICQKALQLLAELCSVGAVENENCRDFIDYVRDRARPRLSDSDISISLLSLVVTACGLALFGVSLFVSWKLCWIPWRERGLPFGSKDNKQEPLNYTDTETNDHDYSEDYMGQPTAYPESSMKISHTSPDIPLDAQAGTKENCVHDARMHRQITEPTSSDRHNSIRRQLNLSNPDFNIQQVQKQEQLTGIGRIKPELYKQRSVDTDDGRRSNSKACGKLNFILKYDCDLEQLIVKIHKATNLPAKDFSGTSDPYVKIYLLPDRKTKHQTKVHRKTLNPVFDEVFLFSVPYNDLNARKLHFSVYDFDRFSRHDLIGQVVVDNFLDLADFPRECNIWKDIEYVTNDNVDLGDLMFSLCYLPTAGRLTITIIKARNLKAMDITGASDPYVKVSLMCEGRRLKKRKTSTKRNTLNPVYNEAIVFDVPPENIDQINLLIAVMDYDRVGHNEVIGVCQVGNDAESLGRDHWNEMLSYPRKPIAHWHPLAEGPIEQKCYAGLLRLDGCRRGFLTLLTYSAEIWHSC
- the SYT9 gene encoding synaptotagmin-9 isoform X2, which encodes MPGDREDEICQKALQLLAELCSVGAVENENCRDFIDYVRDRARPRLSDSDISISLLSLVVTACGLALFGVSLFVSWKLCWIPWRERGLPFGSKDNKQEPLNYTDTETNDHDYSEDYMGQPTAYPESSMKISHTSPDIPLDAQAGTKENCVHDARMHRQITEPTSSDRHNSIRRQLNLSNPDFNIQQVQKQEQLTGIGRIKPELYKQRSVDTDDGRRSNSKACGKLNFILKYDCDLEQLIVKIHKATNLPAKDFSGTSDPYVKIYLLPDRKTKHQTKVHRKTLNPVFDEVFLFSVPYNDLNARKLHFSVYDFDRFSRHDLIGQVVVDNFLDLADFPRECNIWKDIEYVTNDNVDLGDLMFSLCYLPTAGRLTITIIKARNLKAMDITGASDPYVKVSLMCEGRRLKKRKTSTKRNTLNPVYNEAIVFDVPPENIDQINLLIAVMDYDRVGHNEVIGVCQVGNDAESLGRDHWNEMLSYPRKPIAHWHPLAEESSGGGCPAHPGCAEKYIHSISFWFLNQD
- the SYT9 gene encoding synaptotagmin-9 isoform X3, with product MPGDREDEICQKALQLLAELCSVGAVENENCRDFIDYVRDRARPRLSDSDISISLLSLVVTACGLALFGVSLFVSWKLCWIPWRERGLPFGSKDNKQEPLNYTDTETNDHDYSEDYMGQPTAYPESSMKISHTSPDIPLDAQAGTKENCVHDARMHRQITEPTSSDRHNSIRRQLNLSNPDFNIQQVQKQEQLTGIGRIKPELYKQRSVDTDDGRRSNSKACGKLNFILKYDCDLEQLIVKIHKATNLPAKDFSGTSDPYVKIYLLPDRKTKHQTKVHRKTLNPVFDEVFLFSVPYNDLNARKLHFSVYDFDRFSRHDLIGQVVVDNFLDLADFPRECNIWKDIEYVTNDNVDLGDLMFSLCYLPTAGRLTITIIKARNLKAMDITGASDPYVKVSLMCEGRRLKKRKTSTKRNTLNPVYNEAIVFDVPPENIDQINLLIAVMDYDRSQ